TGTATTTAGCACAATTTTTAGCATTATGCTTCAATGGACAATTGTAAAAAGTgttgtaaaatttaatatttcattaatgctaatttgatatttattgaaaatatacaaaaagtaatcatttttctttatattttattgttgatagtataagataataataataaaataataagttaaaaaatataatatttaatgaaaatagatcaaaataataccaaaataataaaaatggtataaaagtaaataaaaaagtgtAATATTTATGGTGATACAAAATATGCACCGTGCTATattgtgtgccaaatttgacTTAATTTTTAGTATGTGTTAAATTTGGCACAATATTTAGCACAACATTGAAGGAAGATTTTTATAAAATGAGATATATTTTAGTAATGCATCACTAATTTGACACTCTATTAAAAATGTTCTTAGCTAAGTATAAAACCACGCTATATTATattaagtatgttgtatctttttAACCGTATAAAATTGACACCAAATATAATCACAACAATAATAGTAATGATAATAGACCCTATACACATACAAATTGACAGAGCATGAAAGCATAATTAGGAATAACAATTTAACTCGATGGGACAGTGTATCATAGTGATAATGATACTTTTGTCTTTGAAAAAATGGGTTGAATAATGGGATAAGGCTTTCTTATTTACAGCATATGGTGTTGCTTGCTTCACGCCAAACATTGAGTGTTTTATGTATTACAATGGGAAATTTATAAAACTGCCTAAgacttgataaaaaaaatactaaaattacggaatttaaaaaaaaattacaaaaatatagaaGGATATAATCATAAATGcagaagattttttttttaacaatacaAGCTTTTTAGTAAGAGAAGTTTCcaaatttgtaactaaagttTATAAGTTTGTTACAATATATTCTAATTTTGTAAACTATATTTACATATTAAATATAAAACTATAACAAACCGTAACTgttgtatttttgtaaaattttgtaattttcaTTTTAAATTTACATTTGTAtgtgtaattttttaaattaaaaattgaaattgtttACCGTGTTATTGGGGGAATCAAGATTTCCTGATAGATTACTGTATTTTATAATGTGtctaataaatataatattaatatctcatttaattttcatttaatttttatttatgagATGTTAAAATTAAAAGAAGTATCAAAATTATATTAGTTTTACAGACTATGAGAAAAAATAAAGTGACATTGATTCGTCGGGAGACATGTCATAAAGTCGTGTGGCCACGATGCCCCGTGAACGGCCCTAAGATTATCACTTgtgtatataatataataaatatagtggAAAGATCCCCCTATGTATTTTCAAAGCAAAGCAGTAGCACTTACAGTGGTTCAGTGCCTTTCCCAGGACGCTATATCCTGTGGAAAAAAAAAGTCTAATAATAGTTTTGAGATGGGCAGGACTCCATGCTGTGACCAGAAAGGACTTCGGAAAGGTGGTTGGACTGCCGAAGAAGATCAGATACTCCTCTCTTACATCAAACAACACGGCGAAGGTGGCTGGCGTCACTTGCCCCAGAAAGCtggtatacatatatatttattcaaTATTCCTTTATTCAtctatgaataataataataataataataattaaaatacgTATATATTTATTACAGTGAGGGTTAATTTTTGGGTTAAATGGTTCCTTCCTACATGAAAAGGTCTTTCGAGATGTGGCAAGAGCTGTAGACTGAGATGGGCTAATTATCTGAGGCCAGGTATTAAGAGAGGAGAATTCACCCCTGAGGAAGAACAGACCATTATTCGACTCCATGCAATTCTTGGCAACAGGTACacacacgtatatatatatatatatatcatagtaTATGAAGCTATAAATAAATAGATCGATCcactcttatatatatatatataataatatatgacAGCTTGTCTTCTTCGCTTATTCAATAAGTAATTGCATtgatttcaaaaaataaaaataaaaaagtaattgCATTAGAAATGAACGAACATTAATCAAATGTAATatattctaattatttaattattatattaaagtatttcaatattttttgttaattttttttattgtattttattatCTATTGATTTCTCGGCCAGGTGGTCCATCATATCAAGACATTTGTATAGACGAACCGATAACGAAGTAAAAAATTATTGGAACACACGGttgaaaagaagaggaaaaactGAAGTCATTAGCAAGGATTCTCCAGTCCAACataaaaatgatgatgatgataataataataatccagatggaattattattattaattcgGTCAACTCTAAAGAAAACACCACAAGTACGGCTAATAGTGACACTCTTTCCGGCACTAGTACTTACCACAATGTGACCAAAGAGGCATCATCATCGTCACCATCTTCTTCTGCTGATTATGTACTCAACAAAGTGCCCCAAAATCTCATGGCCCCAATTACTACTACTTCACAATGTTTACCCAGCACAAGTACCTCCTTAGACACTGAAATTTTGTTGTCAAATTCGTTACAAATTGAGAAAGGTACTATTGATACTAGTATTATTAGTACTACTACAAAGGCTTGTGATGATCATCAAAAAGAATCTAGAACAACAAGTTCTAAAGCCTCAGCTTCCAGGGCACTACTCAACAAGGTTGCTTCTAAACTCGCTCAGATAAATCTCGGTAGAATCATCGGGAACGGCGGCTGCATTGGTGGTGGAGATAAGGTTGAACATAGTATTATGGAGTGCTACTCTTCTCCCGATTTTAGTTGCACACCAAGTGTTGATGACAATATTGCTACTTATAATGTTGAAGATCTTTTGGAGGAAGTAGAGTGCCAACAAGGCCTGGAAATACTTCATTTTGACGACCCTATTAGTACCACTACTAATACTCTTCAGGCTCAAGATAATTTTCTCGTGGATACTACCATGACaatcaattataattattatgGCCATGCAAAGGATGGAGTTGATAGTGCTAATATTTCGCTTGATGAGCAATCGCTCACAAATAATTTTTCAACTGATTGTTTCCAAGATCTCTTAGATATATGTAATGGTTTATAGTCTGTGTTTAGAAAAAGGAGAAAAGTATAATATTCTATAACAATAATTGAAAAGGTTTATTAATTGTGTTTCTTTCTATATGATCAAGTTCTAAGCTTCATATTACCTAAAAGTCATATATGGAATCATGACTTTcctaaacaatttttttttaaaggaaaatgAACTGTCATTTGTATGTTACTTTTTTCTCTTACTACTGAACACAATCATTCTCATTCTCACCCTTTTCCTCACCTTTGTTACTTGGAATATATATAACACTTACATAGAGCTTTGTTAGTTATAACGAGTAAATTATATTTGAATGATGATCATGTTTCTTTGTCATTATTGGCCCTTGAAATTTtacaaagttcaaaagaaaaaaaatgtttatattatttatatatattgcaAAGACTAAATAATATAAGTCAACTcgattagaaaaataaaaatccaATTGACTCGACAGCATTAATAATGTTAGATAGCGTATGGCTCTTTAGAGATAACTGTGCAATGTGTCAAGTTATGATAGCACGTGTTGAAGTTAAAGCAATACCAGTACAATTTTACACTAAATGTAAATCCTCTTCGTTTTATACACTGAGAAACCAACACGTGCTTTAGCCGCCCAACAAAGCAGGaggcaataattaatttaatttctattcacacatatattacatCTAGACAAACTTGTCAATATGTAATTTGGAAAAACAAAATAGGTATAGGACCACAgaagtatgattttttttttttaaaagtggaATAAAAGAAATTCTATTAAAATTTCCTCATTAACCAATAAACAAAAAATTGTTTTCATTTCTTTCTTTCACAATTTCTCTTATTTCTTAATTTTTATATCCCTCTCTCGTATGGGATCCCTTGAATCATTAAATTCATTATGCTTGGTATACTTTATCACGCATGTTAATTTTGcatttacttttaaaaaaaaaattaaaacaaatccTGATAAAAATGGATAGGGttatttgcggcaataatgcTTATGTAGTTtattttgttgcacttaaatgcttatgtaaattttttggcggcaataatgcctaccgttacGATTTTAGAGCAGACGTTGGTCCCTGGGCCGTTAGGGGTATATTTGATACACGTGGCATGACCCGATTggattaaattattaaaattttaaaaaataaatatatatttctgttttctattaaatttataaaaaaaaaataatgaaacaaAAAGTTGGGTCTGTTTTGAGGGATTTGTCGAGTTATCTTCTTCACCACTTCGGTGAAGCACACCCACTGTTCCAGGCACAAGAATCCGGCCATACAGCTCCTGTCGGCGTTGGTTGGCTAGTTCTCCAGATGCACAGCCGCGTAGCTCGACGTCTTCTCCGTCGGGGGTGAAGGGAGTACTGATCCAGGAACCAATCTTCCATCTTCGGCCTCTTCTTCCCAAAGTGGAGGTGGACTTCCAGATCTGAAGCTCGGCgtcttcttcgtcttcttcttcttcttctccacaGAAGGTTGTCGCCGTTGACCTTGTCATTGCGGATAGCCACCATTGTGCGGAAGCACCGACTAACCCACCTTCTGCACTTCTTCGGTTGCTGTAGATCTGAGGAAGGCCGACGCCGGAGCTGGTGAGTCTTCTGGAACAATGGGGTTGGCTCTTGGGTCTGGGCTTCAGGAACAATGGGTCTTGAGTAAAGCTCTTCAGTGGATCTGAGGAAACTCCTTTTTTCTCTCtgatttttttctttctgaaatgATTAAGTAAAGCTCATtggtttttgaattcattttttACCAGATTATGAACATTTGAAGATTATAGATATGAGTTTTGAATGTTTATATTGGTTTGGGTAATTTCCTAGCTGAAATCTGAGAATGAGGTGTACATTTGAAGACGATGAAAGACCTCAGGGACGATGTCGACTTGTGGGGCTTGGTCGAACAACGATCTGGGCAACGGGGATTTGGTTGTGATGATGATGAAAATTTCttaagaagaagatgaacaaattAGTAGTATCaggtttatttaatttttttgcttGAAACGATTAACATatctatattaattttttattatttgaaaatattttatataaatatatatatatttatttttttaaaatttaataatttaacccaATCGGGTCGTGCCACGTGTATCAAATATACTCCTAACGGCCCAGGGACCAACGTCTGCTCTAAAATCGTAACGGCaggcattattgccgccaaattttttacataagcatttaagtgctacaaaatgaactacataggcattattgccgcaaataacccaaatgcatatatatatatatataagtaattattattatattttaatataatattttgattgattaaataagtgttaaaaAAAGAGATTATTTAATatggaatgttatattattttaaataatataatattagattaaataatgtgacacaATGTGATTTTTGTCAAacaaatatgatttgtcacacaaatatgatttgtcacaccttgtaatatattattgagagtcataaaattagacacatgtatgcgtccaaatgtgacatatttcgaagttacaaaatcagttacaaatttgtaactcccaaatattacacaataatgtgtagatttgatattacacaatTTGCTTTGAATTTTTCAAAGCCACAAGAGATATAGATGTTAGATATGTGATTTTAACTCACATAATGTgaatggaagttacaaaatcaagtgggaatgaatttggaacgttttgaaaattTTGGAAAAACGGTAGCTGAAAAAACATTGTGGGCCGCGGccagtgtttttcaggccgcggctagagtggctgacaacatttttcaaatttcagttttatccaattttgaacgtttccaacagccaagtaactctcaaatctctattttaattccataaacatccaattaatcattggtaacaaccattggggttggtggaatttgaaattcaaagggtgtctcaaaactctaatTAGGAGTCTAATGCTAATTAATCTTTAAGCTAGTAACCACCAATGAAAAACCAAATTACCTCCAAAACAATTACCGtcctaaaaataatataaattgttTACCTgaaaacggctgctgatgacgtggcaaggatttcttacatatggttgacacgtggcggaagtgctattcgactatcgaccagaggcacatcgcttcgtcgggcttaactattagatacgatcagcttggtcgtataatttgatttatttccttcgAAGATTGTAATCctgtaataattgcattgaatatttcctctttatgaccttgatacgcggttattaaggaaagtaaAGGCCCATTGTCCCATGTAACCCTcattaagcctataaatatgcatgaaatagctcaaggaagggacttttgatctaAAAATTGATCTTCCtgagtattgagagaaagagagctatagtgtaattattcatcgtcttattgtaatttcctcaaggcttgtgaaactcaagaaccctagttctttgatcatgactttgagattcaatattaataagagcactgagtggacgtaggtcattaccattctttggggccgaaccactataaatccttggtgttttcttcttttccatttgattaaattcttaattgtcattttatcttttgtcgtatatttgactccgtgtcgttggctaaatcaagggtcaacattctggtgctttcatgtaagaaaatctaatggcgaaaacatccaagaagactggacaggcctCTGGCGCtacaccatcccaacctcctcccccaaatgtggctgagaatgaaccacatttggagttcgacgaggaggagttagattccgaaacactgagggcaacactgggaaTGTTataggatgagttggctaatctgagggccaatcaggagaatgctgcggagacaatggcgATGCAGCAGAGGGAAATTGAACGCCAGCATTAGGAGCTGATTGAGCGACAGGCGGACATAGACCGTCGGTAGAGGGACGccatggccgctcttgaagcagccatccaattggctcggagtcaggctgtgccagcctTCTAGCCAGATTAGCCACCGAATGcgtcacctcaaagaggtcccaatccaagccctccgctctagccagcaagccctcaaaggccggagcagccgcctgtggcttaggatgatgtcccacctagggatcctgagtagcagcctccatcccaagctggttgAGGCAACCCCCAGCgctcgaggcagaatagggccgggcagccgtcctgcagccctagatgcccaagggatgaagagccgaatctaccgagcagggggcagcgtccttctgccaacagaaggaacaccgtgtcaggctctgcggtcaggggccccccacggcataacaatgcacggggacccaatgaccagcgcaggcctccccctgacactcgagaaatgccagcccgaggaggaaatagcatgaACAGGCGGTCACGCCGTAGTCGACCACATTTTAGAGatgaccatgactataatgaggccgattcCAGCAGAGGAAACACTGGTCGGAGaaatgaggagagaggtggaggcagaagccccccaccaaGGAATAATAGGCCAGCTAGCTAGAACACTGGGGGGAAACCCAGGCAGCAAAACATCTTTGATTGGCTAGGggttagcgagcagagacgtaggGATGACGACTTACAAGACATACTTAATGACCGCCatgagaggcacgacgagtacgctccctCGGTACCGGTtgccccagcagtcccagaagctgttcaggctcagattgatgctttgaaccaggcggtacaatagctggtcggggggcgaacgtctcatattgagtacgataagaggaggggcactccctttgcATAGAGGATCGctgcggctgaaacccccagtaagttcaagatgccaacattgccgaacttcgatgggtacggagacccagttgctcacgttaataagtttgagatacaaatggatatacagaaagtgtcggaagatgcccgctgccggatcttcccagcgacattgtctgacaccgcccaggagtggttcttcaagttccctcctactagtatagtatcttgggaaatgttcattaaggaattttacagacaattctacgcgggtcgcgtacaccccatagaggccaaccagctggtcgagatacgccagaaggagggagagcccttaaaagaatatgtccaatgcttcatgcgagcagcagctggagccaaggcagtgggcgatgaaggtaagatgatgactctaactgctggggttaggcgccattcacccctctgtagtagcctcagaaagaatgtggtaagaagtacccaggagtttttggatcgggctgatagatatatcaagctcgaagacacgATTGCCAATGAATGGAAATCACCAACAAAAGCAAGGGGACGAAAGAAgagcccgccaaggccgccaacgggttagacaagcccaatggcaacggcaagggcaacaggaatggcaatggtaggaatggtggaaagcgggcgagcaATGAACCCTCGACTTCTtaaaataaatgccccaaaggcagtcgatacgagccgagattcaccaactacatggCCCTTGTCGAAATtcgagcggaagtctaccaggtgaccagctccaacgtgccttacaaacgacccgcacctataagaaaagatatctccaagagagatacgacaaagttctgttgttttcacaatgactacagaCACGACACCaacgaatgtaaccagttgaaagacgagattgagttcctaatcaggcagggacatttaagaagatatgtgggAGCTGTAGGAGGGTCTCAGTTAGAGGCTCAAGGTTGCAACGAGCAGGTGCCTGCATGCCAATGCTAGCCACCTCtatagccagctcctgtggtaggcactttactcaccatctgcagaggcccacatcttgcaggagacagtgggaaagcaagggaatgatatgctcggaccctacgctacgaccaggacatcgagatgatgagtgtggaggatcgagcaccaaaaaag
The Humulus lupulus chromosome 6, drHumLupu1.1, whole genome shotgun sequence DNA segment above includes these coding regions:
- the LOC133781692 gene encoding transcription factor MYB41-like; this translates as MYFQSKAVALTVVQCLSQDAISCGKKKSNNSFEMGRTPCCDQKGLRKGGWTAEEDQILLSYIKQHGEGGWRHLPQKAGLSRCGKSCRLRWANYLRPGIKRGEFTPEEEQTIIRLHAILGNRWSIISRHLYRRTDNEVKNYWNTRLKRRGKTEVISKDSPVQHKNDDDDNNNNPDGIIIINSVNSKENTTSTANSDTLSGTSTYHNVTKEASSSSPSSSADYVLNKVPQNLMAPITTTSQCLPSTSTSLDTEILLSNSLQIEKGTIDTSIISTTTKACDDHQKESRTTSSKASASRALLNKVASKLAQINLGRIIGNGGCIGGGDKVEHSIMECYSSPDFSCTPSVDDNIATYNVEDLLEEVECQQGLEILHFDDPISTTTNTLQAQDNFLVDTTMTINYNYYGHAKDGVDSANISLDEQSLTNNFSTDCFQDLLDICNGL